A window of the Microvirga terrae genome harbors these coding sequences:
- a CDS encoding MFS transporter has translation MASKGWAAFRHRDFRLFCAARFAMALAVQVQTVAVAWLVYDASGSALNLGLVGLASFLPTMALVLVTGLVADRYSRRWILMLVFSAMMLTSLGLLTQVQAGVPALWPIYGLLVAFGAARAFGNPAAQAIVPGLVPSGDLANAIAWNSSVQQVATISGPAVGGILYAVHPTAPFMGSTVCFGLAALLVAALRLRPADAKREPVTWSRLVAGLVFLRTRPLLLGAISLDLFAVLLGGATALMPIFARDVFHVGPWGLGLLRSMPAVGAVIMAVVLAHSSLLSRRAGLRMLQAVGVFGLATVGFGLSTSFGLTLVLLAILGAADMVSVVVRQTLVQAETPDDLRGRVAAVNTVFIGASNELGEFESGTLAWLVGASPAVVIGGIGTLMLAGLWRFWFPDLAQRDQLVRSEVAPEATPQKT, from the coding sequence ATGGCATCCAAAGGCTGGGCGGCCTTCCGCCACAGGGATTTCCGGCTGTTCTGCGCGGCCCGGTTCGCCATGGCGCTGGCCGTGCAGGTCCAGACGGTCGCGGTCGCCTGGCTGGTCTACGATGCCAGCGGCAGCGCGCTCAACCTCGGCCTGGTCGGGCTCGCGTCGTTCCTGCCCACCATGGCCCTCGTGCTCGTGACCGGCCTCGTGGCCGACCGGTACAGCCGGCGCTGGATCCTCATGCTGGTCTTCTCGGCCATGATGCTGACCTCGCTGGGCCTGCTCACGCAAGTGCAGGCGGGCGTGCCGGCGCTCTGGCCGATCTACGGTCTCCTGGTGGCCTTCGGGGCCGCCCGGGCCTTCGGCAATCCCGCCGCCCAGGCCATCGTGCCGGGCCTCGTGCCGTCCGGCGACCTCGCCAACGCGATCGCCTGGAACTCCTCGGTCCAGCAGGTGGCCACCATCAGCGGCCCGGCGGTCGGGGGCATCCTGTACGCGGTCCATCCGACGGCGCCGTTCATGGGATCGACCGTGTGCTTCGGGCTCGCCGCCCTGCTCGTGGCGGCCCTGCGCCTGCGCCCGGCCGACGCCAAGCGGGAGCCGGTGACCTGGTCCCGCCTCGTGGCGGGCCTCGTCTTCCTGCGCACGCGGCCGCTTCTCCTCGGGGCGATCTCCCTGGACCTCTTCGCCGTCCTCCTCGGCGGGGCCACGGCCCTGATGCCGATCTTCGCCCGCGACGTGTTCCATGTGGGCCCCTGGGGGCTCGGCCTCCTGCGATCCATGCCGGCGGTCGGGGCCGTCATCATGGCGGTGGTCCTGGCCCATTCGTCGCTCCTGTCGCGCCGGGCGGGCCTGCGCATGCTGCAGGCGGTCGGCGTCTTCGGCCTCGCGACCGTGGGGTTCGGCCTGTCCACGAGCTTCGGCCTGACCCTGGTGCTGCTCGCCATCCTGGGGGCGGCCGACATGGTCAGCGTCGTGGTGCGCCAGACCCTCGTCCAGGCGGAGACGCCGGACGATCTGCGCGGGCGCGTGGCCGCCGTCAACACGGTGTTCATCGGCGCGTCGAACGAGCTCGGCGAGTTCGAGTCGGGAACGCTCGCCTGGCTCGTGGGGGCCTCGCCCGCCGTCGTGATCGGGGGCATCGGGACCCTCATGCTCGCAGGGCTCTGGCGGTTCTGGTTTCCGGATCTCGCCCAGCGCGATCAGCTCGTCCGCAGCGAGGTAGCGCCGGAGGCCACGCCGCAGAAGACCTGA